The DNA segment TGAGGTATCATATCAACGCTTTATTAGCTCAGATAATAGACTCGAATTTGATTTAGGGTGGCGTAACTCAGACCACTATGATGCTATTAAATTAACAGGAATATACCAATGGATTTGGAATATTGATGGAGGTTTTAACTGGTATGCAGGTATTGCAGGTGGATTAGGTACATGGGAGCACAATGATGATCGCTATAGTGAAGATTTTGATGATGATAATGGAACTTTCTTATTTGTAGGTGGTAATATTGGTATAGAATATAACTTTGATATACCATTACAGCTATCGTTAGACATGAGACCTGAGATATACTTTGGTGATGATTTTAGAGATGATAACTTTGGACCTGATATTGCACTTGGTATTCGATATAGATTTTAATAACTAATTGATATAAAAAAAGCGACTTAAATATTTAAGTCGCTTTTTTTATAATTTGTAATAAGATTATTATCTTATTAGTTTTTTATATTTAATACGTTTTGGAGTAAGATCACCTCCAAGTCGTTTCTTCCTGTTTTCTTCATATTCAGAGAAACTACCTTCAAAGAAATATACTTCAGAGTCTCCTTCAAAAGCAAGTATATGTGTACATACTCTATCTAAAAACCATCTGTCGTGAGATATTACTACTGCACATCCTGCAAAGTTATCTAAACCTTCTTCAAGAGCTCGTAATGTATTAACATCAAGATCATTGGTAGGCTCATCTAATAGTAAAACGTTACCTTCTTCTTTAAGTGTTATAGCTAGGTGTAGCCTGTTTCGTTCTCCACCAGAAAGTGCTGCTACTTTTTTATTTTGTTCGCTACCGCTAAAATTAAAACGACTTAAGTAAGCACGAGAGTTTACTTGCCTTCCTCCCATCATAATAAGTTCCTGCCCATCACAAAAGTTTTCCCAGATAGTTTTTTCAGGATCAATATTAGTATGAGATTGATCTACATAAGCAATTTTTACAGTCTCTCCTACTGTAAACTCTCCTTTATCAGGAGTTTCTTCGCCCATTATCATTCTAAATATAGTAGTTTTACCAGCACCATTAGGACCAATAATACCTACTATACCTGCTTGTGGTAAAGTAAAGTTAAGATTTTCATAGAGTAATTTATCTCCAAATGCTTTAGCTACTCCTTTTGCATCTATAACATTAGTACCTAGCCTTGGACCATTAGGGATGTATATTTCTAGTTTTTCGTCAAGCTCTTTCTGGTCTTCGTTCAAGAGCTTATCATAGTTTTGCAAACGTGCTTTTTGCTTAGTTTGTCGTCCTTTAGCACCTTGTCTTACCCAATCTAGCTCTCGTTCAAGTGTTTTACGACGTTTAGAAGCTGTTTTTTCTTCTTGCTTCATACGACTAGATTTTTGATCAAGCCAAGAAGAGTAATTTCCTTTCCAAGGTATGCCCTCTCCTCTATCTAACTCTAAAATCCATCCAGCAACATTATCTAAAAAGTAACGGTCGTGCGTTACAGCTATTACTGTTCCTTTATATTGTTGTAAATGCTGCTCTAACCACAGCACACTCTCTGCATCAAGGTGATTGGTAGGCTCATCTAGTAGTAATACATCTGGTTGTTGTAAAAGCAAGCGACAAAGTGCCACACGCCTTTTCTCTCCACCAGATAATACATTAATAGGCGTATCAGGCTCAGGAGTACGTAAAGCATCCATTGCTATTTCTAGCTTGGTATCTAGTTCCCAAGCGTTAGAAGCATCTATTTTATCTTGAAGCTCTGCTTGCCTGTCCATTAGCTTTTGCATCTTGTCGGCATCTTCATATACCTCAGGAAGCCCAAAACTGTCATTTATTTTATTGAATTCATCAAGTAGAGCAACTGTCTCAGCTACACCTTCTTTAACTATTTCTATAACTGTTTTACTTTCATCAAGCTGTGGTTCTTGCTCTAAGTAACCTACAGTATAACCTGGAGAGAAAACTACATCGCCCTGAAAGCTTTTTTCTACTCCTGCTATAATTTTTAGCAAAGTCGATTTACCCGAACCATTTAGACCCAAAATACCTATTTTGGCTCCGTAAAAGAAACTTAGATAGATGTCTTTTAAAACTTGCTTATTACTCCCTTGATAGGCTTTGCTAACGCGGGACATTGAAAATATTACTTTCTTATCGTCTGACATTTATGTGTAATTAAAATTGTGATGTAATATATTATTATATTCTGCCTTTTAGTGCATTAAATGCCCAAGATATGGCAAAAAAACCTATGCCTACTACAGAGAACCCTATAGCGTAATCTTTATATTTAAGTACACCAAGCAGTATAAGTGCAGCCCCAATAAGAAAGAGTATAAAGGATGCCCACCCAAAGATGGTGTTTTTGTTCATTCCCATGATAATGTTTTTCTAAATTTATTCAGAAAGCAAATATCGGGATTAATTGTCTAATTAAAAATCTTTACCAGCATCTCCTTCAATAAATCGCTTTGCGGTGTGGCATTTGCCCCTACTCCTTTGCTTTTTACGTCTATATCTCTCAATGTGGCTACTATACTACTTACTTTTCTCATAGGATAGTTTCTAAGAGCAACATCATAATCTTTCATAAAATAAGGATTCACGCGTAATATTTTAGCTGCGTTAGCCGGTGTTTTATCTTTTAATCCATGATATTGAAGTAATTGAGAGAAAAAACCAAATACAAGTCCTGTAGTCATTACCAGTGGGTTATCTTTAGGGTTTTGCGAGAAGTAATCGGCTATTTTATAAGCTTTTAGCTGATCGCGCTCTCCTATTGCTTTTCGCAACTCAAATACATTATAATCTTTGCTAATACCTATATTATCTTCGATAACCTTTGGTGTTATGGTGCTTCCTTTGGGCAATATTATGGTTAATTTATCTAGTTCGTTATTAATACGACTGAGATCATTACCCAAAAATTCTACCAGCATGGCTGCTGCTTTAGGTTCTATAGTATACCCTTTGCCCGAAAGCACACGCTTTAACCAGTCGCCTACCTGATTTTCGTAAAGCTTTTTACTTTCAAAAACTACACCAGCTTTATTAAGCAATTTGGTTATTTTTTTACGTTTATCAAGGGTCTTATATTTATAAGCAAAAACAAGCACTGTAGTAGGCTGAGGGTTTTCGGCATATTTTTCAAGCTTATCTATAGTTCGCGATAACTCTTGTGCTTCTTTTACAATAACTACCTGTCTTTCTGCCATCATCGGGTAACGCCTTGCACTTGCAACTACATCTTCTATGCTTACATCTTTACCATAAAGTACCGATTGGTTAAAGCCTTTTTCATCTTCGGTAAGTATTGCATCTTCAATATATTCGGTTAACTTATCAATATAGTAAGCCTCTTCGCCCATGAAAAAATAAATGGGTTTTATTATACCTGCTTTTATTTCGTTAACTATTTTTAAAGCTTCGTCCACTATATATGATGTATTTATATATTCTGTTGTATGGTATTGTAATGAACATCTAAAAAAACATACATTTGTGTGATGCAAAAATTGAATTTTCCAGATTATACATTTCGATTCAAAAATAGTGAAAATAAGGTAGCTATTTTTGATGAAATTCGTAAAAAATTTATTGTACTCACTCCTGAAGAATGGGTGCGACAACATGTAGTACGCTTATTATTAGAAAATAGACAGTACCCAAAATCGTATGTAAATGTTGAAAAAGTAATTAAAATAAATGGTTTAACTAAACGATATGATGTAGTTGTATTTCAGCCAAATGGGGAAATATTTTTACTTATAGAATGTAAAGCTCCAAATGTAGCAATATCGCAAAATACTTTCGATCAAATTGCACGTTATAATATGGTGGCAAAAGCACAATATATGATGGTAACGAATGGGTTAAATCATTACTTTTGCCAAATGGATTATGAGCAGGAAAAATATATTTTTTTGCGTGACCTTCCTGATTTTAAAGCGCAGTAATGAAGAGTATAGCAATAGTAATACTAAACTGGAATGGCAAAAAGTTGCTAGAAGAATTTTTACCTTTTGTGGTTAACTATTCTCCTGAAGCTACTATATATGTTGCTGATAATGCTTCGGGTGACGATTCTGTTAATTTTTTACAAGAATATTATCCTGATGTTACTATTATAAGTAATAAAAAGAACTATGGCTATGCAGGAGGCTATAATAAGGCTTTAAAAGAAGTTGAAGAGGATATTTATGTATTACTAAATTCGGATGTTGAAGTTACTGAAGGCTGGCTTTCTCCTATTATATCACTTTTTGAAAAAGATACTCAAACAGCCATTATACAGCCTAAAATATTAGATTATTACAGGCGAGACCATTTTGAGTATGCCGGTGCAGCAGGTGGATTTATTGATAAATATGGATTTCCGTATTGTAGAGGACGTATTTTTAATACCATAGAAAGAGATAACGGACAATATGGTAATACTGAAATATTTTGGGCATCAGGAGCGTGTTTCTTTATTAGAAAAGAAGTTTTCTGGAAACTTGGCGGGTTTGATGACGATTTTTTTGCTCATCAAGAAGAAATAGACCTTTGTTGGAGGGCTTTTAACTCTAATTATAAAGTAAGGTTTTGTGCCGACTCGGTAATATATCATGTAGGTGGCGCAACACTCAAAAATAGTAGCTCACATAAAACGTTTCTCAACTTCAGAAACTCACTATGGATGCTGCTAAAAAACTTACCTACAAATCAACTCTTTCCTGTACTGTTCATAAGGCTTACTCTGGACGGCATTGCTGGATGGCGATTTCTTGCAAAAGGAAAGTTTTCTCATTTTTTCGCCATAATGAAATCACATTTTTATTTTTATTTAAAACTATTTTATTTCTTAAATAAAAGACAGTCAAATCAGTATAAAAAATACTATAAAAACCGCAGTATTGTGGCGCGTTATTTTGCTTTAAATGGCAAGATATTTGGTAAATAACTTTAACAATAGTTTATCAGCATTTTAATTAATCTTTTTCTTATTAATAACTAATTTTGTAGAAATTTAAATCCTGAAATTTATGAAAAAAATCATCATCACACTGTCATTGGCAGCTCTAACTCTTACTTCTTGTGGAACCAAGAAGAAAATTGCAGAACTTGAAAGCAAAAATAAAGAGATTCAGGATATGCTGAATAGCACAACGCTAAAGCTTAATACTTGTTTAGCTGAAAAACAAGGTATGGCTACACGCATAGAGGATCTTAAGAACTCTAATCAAGACCTTATTAAAACAAGAGATAATTTTGCTACACTTTCTACAAAAGGTGCTGAAAACATCGAAAAATCGCTTGAAAGCTTAAAAGAAAAAGATCTTAAAATTTCTAGATTACAAGATGCCATTACTCGTAAAGACTCGGTTACTCTTGCTTTGGTAACAAGTATTAAAAGAGCTGTAGGAGTAGATGACCCTGATATTGAGGTTAATGTTGAAAAAGGAGTAGTATACATCTCTATTGCAGATAAACTACTGTTTAAAAGCGGACGATATGAGGTTACCGATAAGGCTAAACAAATATTAGGTAAAGTTGCTGCTATTGTAAAAGACAAACCTAACTTTGAGTGTATGGTAGAAGGACATACTGATAATGTTCCTGTTGTTAATAATTCTGTACTTGTAGACAACTGGGATTTGAGTGTTAAGCGAGCTACTTCTATAGTAAGGGTTTTACAAAACGATTATGGTATTGACCCTAAACGTCTTGTTGCTGCAGGACGTGGTGAATATATACCACTTGAAGAAAACACTACTGCTGAAGGAAGGGCAAGAAACAGAAGAACAAGAATACTTGTATTGCCTAAAATTGATCAGTTTTATGATATGATAGAAAAAGAAATGAAAAATCAGAGTAAATAAAATATTTATCTCTAATAACATAAAGGCTACTAATTAAATTTAGTAGCCTTTTTTATTATAAACCAATACTTATTTCTTACATTCAAATTATTATTAAAACAAATAATTAACTAAAAAAGTAATTTACATAAGATAAATATGTTAAATGTTAATATTCTGTGTTTTTAAGTTTTTTATGTTTAAAATTCACTATTTCATAAAAAAAAGGCATTTTTTGCGTAAATTTATGACAGCTTCATTAAATTTTACATTTTTTTTCTGATAAAAAAATTAATTAAATAAGTACTAAAATGGATAGACTACTAGGATATTTTAGCGAATCGGATAATCTCGAAGAAAATAAAGATCATGTATCAATAATAAAGGAAGAATATTTCACAAGGCTTATCGAATATACACCAGCTATAATATATACTTGTGACACTAAAGGTAGAATTACCTATTATAATAAAGCTGCTGCTGCTTTTTGGGGAGGAAAACCTGAGTTAGGAAAAGATTTCTATCATACAGGGTGGACTACCTTTACTATAGAGGGTACACCACTCCCTATAGAAAAAACACCTATAGCCATGGCTTTAACGCATCAAAAGTCTTTTTGTGATGAAATAATTTTAGAAACCGAGAGTGGAAAACGGTTTTATGTAGAATGTAACCCTAAGCCTATTTTTAATACTTCTGGCAAAATGATTGGTTTACTAAATTTTTGTATTGATTTTTCAAAGCATTATACTCGAAAAAATAATTTATAAAAAAATCTCTATAGCTTATTTTTATATATCCCTGTCATACTAAATATCCTATTAAAGTATATATCTAAACAAGTAAGGTCTTTATTTAGATCATTTCGAATCCCCCCTTTTTTAAGCATAATACTATCTGCTATAATTATTTTTCTATGATTTTCCTGAGACATTACTGTATAAATCAAATTATATACTATTATACTATATTTACCTTCTCTCAATTTTATTTCAAAATCAAAAGACAGTTCATTATCCATATACGAAGAACATCCTTCACAGGTATGTCTTATTTCTGTCCCTTTTCCTTTATATGAATGATTACTCGATGCTATACTTAACCTTGGATGATGAGCTATAAACTCTGGAATGTTATCCTGATTAGTTATAATAACATTTTCCCATACTAGGGAATTATTCTTTACATAAAAATTGTGTACCTGTGCAAAACAGGAAATTGAGAATAAAAAAAAGAATATTACCTTTTTCATAGACGTAACATTTATACTAATGAAGACTCTCAAATATAATACAAATATTAATCACTTTAACAACTAAATGTTTAATTATGAAATATTTACCGCACTACCTTTCAAGTCAACTATATTCACAACCAACTAATTATCAACATAATAAGTAACTTATTTTTAATAGAGTTTTAATATAAAATTAAACTTAGTCCAATATAAAAGCAGGAAATTGCAGTAACAATTAAAAAGATGTAATTATGAAAATTAAAGTTTTAAAAAACAGATTAAAGTATATAATACAAGTACATATAAGGACCTATAGACAACGAAAACTTCAAAAATATTTTATGACTTAAATAAATAGGCATCAAATATTTTATATTATTATGGATCGTTGTTACTCCCAACAAGTGGTATAATTTTTTTCTCCCATATATCTAGCTTTTGTAAAAAAGACATAGATGCATTTGCACCGCTAGGCGAAGGTAAAACATCATAAGATACTCCACCCTCATATGTCATGTATTTATTATAATATTTAGCAGCATTTTTACTAGAAAAAAGAACATTTTTAATATTTGGAAACTCTTTATAAAAAGTATTAAAATCATTAGGCTGTTCATTTTTTATTTTACTATCCAAACTACCTTCGCGCTCACAATACTGTAATACATCCCATAAAGCAATACCGTAGTTTTTTAATAAACCTTTCCTTTTCTCATAATCTGTAGTAAAAGGCTGATTGAATATAGTATATAATAATTTCCAAAACTGATTACCTCTATTACCATAATATTGCTGTAACTCTAATGATTTTTCGCCAGGCATAGTGCCCAAAATAATTATAGAGGAATCAGGATAAATAATTGGCAGAAAAGCTTTTTTCATGATATAAAATATATATATCAAAAAAGGTTCTTCTTATCGAGTATTACGATAGGAAGAACCTTTTTTATAGTTTTAGTAATGAAAAATTATCCCAATACTTCTTTTACTTTTTTACCTATCTCTGCTGGAGAGTCTACAACGTGTATACCGTTTTCTCTCATAATACGTTTCTTTGCTTCAGCAGTATCATCAGCACCACCTACAATAGCACCTGCGTGCCCCATTGTACGTCCTTTAGGAGCTGTTTCACCTGCAATAAATCCTACAACAGGTTTTCTATTACCATCAGCTTTTATCCATTTAGCAGCATCAGCTTCAAGCTGTCCGCCTATCTCCCCTATCATTACAATACACTTAGTTTCAGGGTCATTCATTAATAGTTCTACAGCTTCTTTAGTAGTAGTACCAATAATTGGGTCACCACCAATACCTATAGCTGTTGTAATACCTAAACCTTGTTTTACAACTTGGTCAGCTGCTTCATATGTAAGAGTACCTGATTTAGATACAATACCTACTGTACCTTTTTTAAATACAAAACCTGGCATAATACCTACTTTAGCTTCTTCTGGTGTAATTACACCGGGACAGTTAGGACCTATAAGTCGGCAATCTTTATCTTGAATATAATCATAAGCTTTAATCATGTCGGCAACTGGAATACCTTCAGTAATTGTAATAATTACTTTAATGCCAGCTTCAGCTGCTTCCATAATTGCATCAGCAGCAAATGCAGGCGGAACGAATATAATGGTTGTATCAGCACCCGCTTTTTCTACTGCTTCTCTAACAGTATTAAAAACTGGACGATCTAAGTGAGTTGTACCACCTTTTCCAGGTGTTACACCACCTACTACATTGGTGCCATATTCAATCATTTGGGTAGCGTGAAAAGTACCTTCGCTTCCTGTAAATCCCTGAACAATTATTTTGGAATCTTTATTAACTAAAACACTCATGGATATATTTTTTAAATTATTTATAATAGCAATGCAAAAATAGTTTTTTACTTAAAATATATAAAGCTTTTTCCCATATTTGTATATCAAATTTGCAAAAAAAAGCTGCTTATGTTTTTTAAGCAGCAAAGGTGATATATCTTATCCTATAACTATAGCATTATTTTTTTGTCATTAGTCTAACTGACTCATAAGATAACCTCTATAAAGCTTGTTATCTTTTACTTCCCAAATAGCTACAAAATGCCCTAGTATAACCTCATCTTCAGGGTTTTCGAAAGCATTTACATAATGAGTATAACGAACAGAAGCTTTATTTCCATCAGAAATAATATGATTAATTTGAAGCCTGTATGAAGAATAAGCTTTTTTAAGTCCTGTAATAAGCTCTAAAAGTTCAATTTTATTTAATTGTAAAAAACCCTTAGAACTTCGCCATTCCATAACAATATCTTTGTGTACAAAACGATCCGCAACTTCAGGGTTACCAGAAGCATCAGATTTATAGTATGCTGTTACTAATTCTTTTGCATCCATATTTTTTACTCTTTTAGTTTTTCCAAAATTTCAGGAATACGCTTCACGTTAAACAGTTGTTTCATTTTTTCTCTTGATTCTTCGGCAGGAGAACCAAAATATGCTTTATCGCCTTCAAGTGATTTACCAATGCCTGACTGTGCTAAAAGTACAGCTTTACTACCAATGGTAATACCGCTTGCTAAGCCTACTTGTCCCCATATAGTAACTTCATCTTCTATAATAACACATCCTGCAATACCTGTTTGAGCAGCAATTAAACATTTTTTACCTATAACAGTATCATGACCTATATGTACCTGATTGTCTACTTTAGTACCTTCTCCAATGGTTGTATCGCCTGTAACACCTTTGTCTATAGTACACAAAGCTCCTATCCCTACATTATTATGTATTACTACCCTACCTCCTGACAATAACTGATCGAAACCTTCGGGACGTTTTTTATAATAAAAAGCATCGGCTCCTAATACTGTACCTGCATGTATTATTACATTATCGCCAATTACAGTATTATCATATACAGACACATTAGAGTGTATAAGACAATTTTTGCCTATTGTAACATTATTACCAACAAAAGTATTGGGCTGTATTACAGTTCCCTCTCCTATTTTGGCAGAAGACGCAATAGAAGTGCTAGAAGCTAAAAACGGTTTAAAGTGTCTTGTTAATGTATTAAAGTCTCTAAACGGATCATCAGATATAAGTAATGCTTTACCCTCTGGACAATCTACTTTTTTATTAATAAGTACAATTGTCGCAGCAGATTGAAGTGCTTTATCATAGTATTTTGGATGATCTACAAAAACAATATCACCTGACTCTACAACATGAATTTCGTTCATGCCATAAACAGGAAAATCATCATTACCAACATATTCGCTATTAATAATCTTAGCGATATCCTTTAAAGCATATGCCTTTGGGAACTTCATACCTTTATATCTATATGTTTATTTATACAATGAGCAGTACTAGTACTGCTCATTGTATAAATAATATTAATCTACTCTTTTACTCGCTCTTGATAAGCTCCTGTAGTAGTATCTATTTTAATTTTATCTCCTTCATTAATAAATAAAGGCACATTTACAGATGCTCCTGTTTCTACTTTTGCAGGCTTAGTAGCATTAGTTGCTGTATTTCCTTTCACTCCTGGTTCTGCATAAGTAACTTCAAGGACTACAGAGGCTGGCATATCTACAGAAAGTGGTAAGTCTGTTTCGGTATTAACTATTACCATTACTACTTCTCCTTCTTTAAGCAAGTCTGGTGCGTCAAGAATTTCTCTAAGTAGTGATATTTGCTCATAATTTTCAGTATGCATAAAGTGATACTGGTCACCTTCAGGATATAAAAACTGGTATTTATGAGTTTCTACTCTTACATCTTCAATTTTATGTCCAGCAGAAAAAGTATTATCTAATACTTTTCCGTTAGTAAGGCTTTTAAGTTTTGTTCTTACAAATGCAGGTCCTTTCCCTGGCTTAACATGAAGAAATTCAATGATTTTATAAATGTCATGGTTATACTTAATGCATAAACCATTTCTAATATCTGATGTACTTGCCATTATATTGTATTTATATTTGTCTGTTTATAATATAACCTGCTATTTTATTAAAAAAACATAACAGATTACCAAGTTACTTATTTTTTTAATAAATTCCTGTATAACCTTTCATTACTCCACGTGAAGAGTTACGAATAAATAATATTATCTCATCTCGCTCAGGTGTAGCCTCCATTTCAGCTTCAATAATACTTAATGCTTGTGTAGTATTATAGTTTTTTTGATATAATATTCTGTAAATATCTTGTATCTCTCTTATTTTATCAGGAGAAAAACCTCTTCTTCTCAGTCCAATAGAATTAATACCTACATAAGATAATGGCTCTTTTGCTGCTTTAGTATATGGTGGAACATCTTTTCGTACTAATGAGCCACCTGATATCATGGCATGATCGCCAATACTTATAAACTGATGTATTGCTGCAAGCCCCCCTATAATAGCAAAACTACCTACAGTAACATGACCCGCAAGAGCTACACCGTTTACAATAATTGCATTGTCGCCAATATGACAATCATGAGCTATGTGTGCAGTAGCCATAACCAAACAATTTTTACCTAGCTTGGTAACGCCAGATGCTACAGTGCCTCTATTTATTGTAACACATTCTCTTATAGTAGAGTTATCTCCTATTATTGCAAGTGAATCTTCACCTCCAAATTTTAAATCCTGAGGTACGGCAGAGATTACTGCACCTGGAAATATATTACAATTTTTACCTATTCGGGCTCCTTCCATTATAGTAACGTTAGAACCTATCCAAGTTCCCTCTCCTATTTCCACATTATTATGTATTGTGGTAAAAGGCTCTATTACTACATTTTTAGCGATTTTTGCGCCCGGGTGTACATATGCTAATGGTTGATTCATACAATTTTTTTTAACTGTTTTTGACAATTTGTGCCATTAATTCGGCTTCGGCAACAAGTTTCCCATTGGCATATGCGTTAGCTTGCATATGACAAATACCTCTCCTTATAGGAGAAATAAGCTCACACTTAAACACAAGTGTATCGCCTGGTAATACTTTTTGTTTGAACTTTACATTGTCAATTTTCATAAAATAAGTAAGGTAGTTTTCAGGATCTGGAACAGAGCTAAGTATTAATATACCTCCTGTTTGTGCCATAGCCTCTACGATAAGTACCCCTGGCATAACCGGAGCACCTGGAAAATGTCCAACGAAGAAATTTTCGTTCATGGTAACATTTTTAACCCCCACTACATGATTTTGTGACATCTCGAGTATTTTATCTACCAACAAGAACGGTGGTCTGTGCGGTAGCATACTCATTATTTTATTAACATCCATTAATGGTTCCTTATGTAAGTCATATACAGGAACTTGGTTGCGTTGTTCTATTTTTATAATTTTAGACAGTTTTTTAGCAAACTGAGTATTTACAAAATGACCCGGCTTATTAGCTATAACTTTACCTCTTATTCTCATACCTACAAGTGCCAAATCTCCTACTACATCTAGTAGTTTGTGACGTGCAGCCTCATTAGGGTAATGTAAGGTAAGGTTATCTAATATTCCATTTGGTTTTATAGTAATACTTTCTTTACCAAAGGCTACTTTAAGATTTTCCATTGTTTTTTCAGATATCTCTTTATCTACATATACAATGGCGTTATTAAGGTCTCCTCCTTTAATAAGTCCGTTATTTAGTAAAGCTTCAAGTTCATGAAGGAAACTAAAAGTACGAGAATCGGCAATTTCAGTTTTAAAATCACCTATATTTTTTAATGTTGCATTTTGAGTACCTAATACTTTAGTGCCAAAATCTACCATGGCAGTTATTTGGTAATCATTAGCAGGCATTACTATTATTTCACTTCCTGTAACCTCATCAGTATATGATATTACTTCTTTTACAACATATACTTGTCGTTCAGCATTTTGTTCTACTACGCCTACTTTCTCTATGGCCTCAACAAAATATTTAGAAGAACCATCCATAATCGGCGGCTCTGAGGCATCAAGTTCAATGATAACATTATCTACATCACACCCTACAAATGCTGCAAGTACATGTTCTGATGTTTGTATTTTTACTCCTTTTTTCTCAAGGTTAGTACCTCGCTGAGTGTTAACCACATAGTTAGCAT comes from the Flavobacterium arcticum genome and includes:
- the ettA gene encoding energy-dependent translational throttle protein EttA, translated to MSDDKKVIFSMSRVSKAYQGSNKQVLKDIYLSFFYGAKIGILGLNGSGKSTLLKIIAGVEKSFQGDVVFSPGYTVGYLEQEPQLDESKTVIEIVKEGVAETVALLDEFNKINDSFGLPEVYEDADKMQKLMDRQAELQDKIDASNAWELDTKLEIAMDALRTPEPDTPINVLSGGEKRRVALCRLLLQQPDVLLLDEPTNHLDAESVLWLEQHLQQYKGTVIAVTHDRYFLDNVAGWILELDRGEGIPWKGNYSSWLDQKSSRMKQEEKTASKRRKTLERELDWVRQGAKGRQTKQKARLQNYDKLLNEDQKELDEKLEIYIPNGPRLGTNVIDAKGVAKAFGDKLLYENLNFTLPQAGIVGIIGPNGAGKTTIFRMIMGEETPDKGEFTVGETVKIAYVDQSHTNIDPEKTIWENFCDGQELIMMGGRQVNSRAYLSRFNFSGSEQNKKVAALSGGERNRLHLAITLKEEGNVLLLDEPTNDLDVNTLRALEEGLDNFAGCAVVISHDRWFLDRVCTHILAFEGDSEVYFFEGSFSEYEENRKKRLGGDLTPKRIKYKKLIR
- a CDS encoding CAL67264 family membrane protein → MGMNKNTIFGWASFILFLIGAALILLGVLKYKDYAIGFSVVGIGFFAISWAFNALKGRI
- the holA gene encoding DNA polymerase III subunit delta, which encodes MDEALKIVNEIKAGIIKPIYFFMGEEAYYIDKLTEYIEDAILTEDEKGFNQSVLYGKDVSIEDVVASARRYPMMAERQVVIVKEAQELSRTIDKLEKYAENPQPTTVLVFAYKYKTLDKRKKITKLLNKAGVVFESKKLYENQVGDWLKRVLSGKGYTIEPKAAAMLVEFLGNDLSRINNELDKLTIILPKGSTITPKVIEDNIGISKDYNVFELRKAIGERDQLKAYKIADYFSQNPKDNPLVMTTGLVFGFFSQLLQYHGLKDKTPANAAKILRVNPYFMKDYDVALRNYPMRKVSSIVATLRDIDVKSKGVGANATPQSDLLKEMLVKIFN
- a CDS encoding type I restriction enzyme HsdR N-terminal domain-containing protein; its protein translation is MQKLNFPDYTFRFKNSENKVAIFDEIRKKFIVLTPEEWVRQHVVRLLLENRQYPKSYVNVEKVIKINGLTKRYDVVVFQPNGEIFLLIECKAPNVAISQNTFDQIARYNMVAKAQYMMVTNGLNHYFCQMDYEQEKYIFLRDLPDFKAQ
- a CDS encoding glycosyltransferase family 2 protein — encoded protein: MKSIAIVILNWNGKKLLEEFLPFVVNYSPEATIYVADNASGDDSVNFLQEYYPDVTIISNKKNYGYAGGYNKALKEVEEDIYVLLNSDVEVTEGWLSPIISLFEKDTQTAIIQPKILDYYRRDHFEYAGAAGGFIDKYGFPYCRGRIFNTIERDNGQYGNTEIFWASGACFFIRKEVFWKLGGFDDDFFAHQEEIDLCWRAFNSNYKVRFCADSVIYHVGGATLKNSSSHKTFLNFRNSLWMLLKNLPTNQLFPVLFIRLTLDGIAGWRFLAKGKFSHFFAIMKSHFYFYLKLFYFLNKRQSNQYKKYYKNRSIVARYFALNGKIFGK
- a CDS encoding OmpA family protein, which gives rise to MKKIIITLSLAALTLTSCGTKKKIAELESKNKEIQDMLNSTTLKLNTCLAEKQGMATRIEDLKNSNQDLIKTRDNFATLSTKGAENIEKSLESLKEKDLKISRLQDAITRKDSVTLALVTSIKRAVGVDDPDIEVNVEKGVVYISIADKLLFKSGRYEVTDKAKQILGKVAAIVKDKPNFECMVEGHTDNVPVVNNSVLVDNWDLSVKRATSIVRVLQNDYGIDPKRLVAAGRGEYIPLEENTTAEGRARNRRTRILVLPKIDQFYDMIEKEMKNQSK
- a CDS encoding PAS domain-containing protein, which gives rise to MDRLLGYFSESDNLEENKDHVSIIKEEYFTRLIEYTPAIIYTCDTKGRITYYNKAAAAFWGGKPELGKDFYHTGWTTFTIEGTPLPIEKTPIAMALTHQKSFCDEIILETESGKRFYVECNPKPIFNTSGKMIGLLNFCIDFSKHYTRKNNL
- a CDS encoding DNA-deoxyinosine glycosylase, giving the protein MKKAFLPIIYPDSSIIILGTMPGEKSLELQQYYGNRGNQFWKLLYTIFNQPFTTDYEKRKGLLKNYGIALWDVLQYCEREGSLDSKIKNEQPNDFNTFYKEFPNIKNVLFSSKNAAKYYNKYMTYEGGVSYDVLPSPSGANASMSFLQKLDIWEKKIIPLVGSNNDP
- the sucD gene encoding succinate--CoA ligase subunit alpha, encoding MSVLVNKDSKIIVQGFTGSEGTFHATQMIEYGTNVVGGVTPGKGGTTHLDRPVFNTVREAVEKAGADTTIIFVPPAFAADAIMEAAEAGIKVIITITEGIPVADMIKAYDYIQDKDCRLIGPNCPGVITPEEAKVGIMPGFVFKKGTVGIVSKSGTLTYEAADQVVKQGLGITTAIGIGGDPIIGTTTKEAVELLMNDPETKCIVMIGEIGGQLEADAAKWIKADGNRKPVVGFIAGETAPKGRTMGHAGAIVGGADDTAEAKKRIMRENGIHVVDSPAEIGKKVKEVLG